From a single Arachnia propionica genomic region:
- a CDS encoding histidine phosphatase family protein translates to MSTTLILIRHGETRLNALGVFQGQLDEPLNDVGLGQARAVAASMAALEPDAIYASDLLRATQTADEIAKLTGHEVHTDERLREIHCGSWHGRSIDEVSQEFPQLVEFRRSGQDFRRSDTGETAAEVADRVCEALFEIIKDNKNQTVMIVSHGLAIRVGIARLLGLPDELSTKLGTLQNCRYALVSHSKRRVRLSAYNLPG, encoded by the coding sequence GTGAGCACCACACTGATCCTGATCCGGCATGGCGAAACCAGACTGAACGCGCTCGGGGTGTTCCAGGGGCAGCTGGACGAGCCACTCAACGATGTAGGCCTCGGACAGGCCCGGGCGGTCGCGGCATCGATGGCAGCTCTCGAACCGGACGCGATCTATGCGTCCGATCTTCTGCGAGCCACACAGACCGCCGACGAGATCGCAAAGCTGACCGGCCACGAGGTGCACACCGACGAAAGGCTTCGGGAGATCCACTGCGGTTCCTGGCATGGACGCAGCATCGACGAGGTGTCACAGGAGTTCCCCCAACTCGTCGAGTTTCGCCGCAGCGGACAGGACTTCCGACGCTCGGATACCGGCGAGACCGCGGCTGAGGTGGCCGATCGTGTGTGCGAGGCGCTGTTCGAGATCATCAAGGACAACAAGAACCAGACCGTCATGATCGTCAGCCATGGCCTGGCCATCCGGGTCGGGATCGCCCGGCTGCTGGGCCTGCCCGACGAGCTGTCGACGAAACTCGGCACCTTGCAGAACTGCCGCTACGCCCTGGTCAGCCATTCCAAGCGGAGGGTTCGCCTGTCGGCCTACAACCTTCCCGGTTAG
- a CDS encoding ISAs1 family transposase: MSSSTTTVLSRQPLVEVLKNVDDPRDRRGVRHSLFTVLSLAVTGVMAGCRSLTAIWEHTTDLTATDLEAGQALPSESTIRRVLQDLDPADLNTHLRSWFCTRTGTVAGRRVIAVDGKTMRGARTSKDPAPHLLSALDHATGTVLTQARVADKTNEIPALRELLEPLDLDGAVVTADAMHTQVDTAHWIHDQGGHYLLTVKNNQPGVRRTLKKLPWKNVPSISSVDTSRGRRVRRTVKAVEAPAWVDFPGAAQVIQVRRTRTTKNRRNTGKNSSGSAKTTTVEVVYLVCSLPMTDAQPETVTAWIQGHWGIENRLHWVRDMVFDEDHHQLRTANGPEIMAALRNLAISLIRLAYGVQAAIASTTRSLSRQPKRAIKLLTQTTT; the protein is encoded by the coding sequence ATGTCATCTTCCACCACGACCGTTCTGTCACGCCAGCCCCTGGTCGAGGTTCTTAAGAACGTGGACGACCCGCGTGATCGGCGGGGAGTACGCCACAGCCTGTTCACGGTGCTGTCACTGGCCGTGACCGGAGTGATGGCCGGGTGTCGCAGCCTGACGGCGATATGGGAGCACACCACCGATCTGACCGCCACCGACCTGGAGGCGGGCCAGGCCCTGCCGTCGGAGTCCACCATCCGCAGGGTGCTCCAGGACCTGGACCCCGCAGACCTCAACACCCATTTGAGGTCCTGGTTCTGTACACGTACCGGCACCGTCGCCGGTCGAAGGGTGATCGCGGTGGACGGCAAGACCATGCGTGGGGCCCGTACCAGCAAGGACCCGGCGCCTCATCTCCTCTCAGCCCTGGATCACGCCACCGGCACGGTCCTGACCCAGGCGCGGGTGGCGGACAAGACCAACGAGATCCCGGCGCTCAGGGAGCTTCTCGAACCGTTGGACCTGGACGGGGCGGTGGTCACCGCCGACGCCATGCACACCCAGGTAGACACCGCTCACTGGATCCACGATCAGGGTGGTCACTATCTTCTCACTGTCAAGAACAACCAGCCCGGTGTACGTAGGACGCTCAAGAAGCTGCCCTGGAAGAACGTTCCGTCAATCTCAAGCGTTGACACTTCGCGTGGGCGGCGGGTGCGGCGTACCGTCAAAGCGGTCGAGGCTCCCGCCTGGGTGGACTTCCCCGGGGCGGCTCAGGTGATCCAGGTCCGGCGCACCCGAACCACCAAGAATCGCAGGAACACAGGCAAGAACAGCAGCGGTAGCGCCAAGACGACGACTGTGGAGGTGGTCTACCTGGTCTGCTCTCTACCCATGACTGATGCCCAGCCCGAGACCGTCACCGCCTGGATCCAAGGGCACTGGGGAATCGAGAACCGGCTCCACTGGGTCAGAGACATGGTCTTCGACGAGGACCACCACCAGCTGCGCACCGCTAACGGCCCCGAGATCATGGCCGCCCTGCGCAACCTGGCCATCAGCCTCATCCGACTGGCCTACGGCGTCCAAGCCGCCATCGCCTCAACCACCAGGTCCCTATCACGACAACCAAAACGCGCCATCAAGCTACTCACCCAAACAACCACCTAA
- a CDS encoding TetR/AcrR family transcriptional regulator has product MPKLIDHDRRREEIAEATWRVIHAQGISGVSIRTVAAEAGISTGSLRHVFPSKADLLVHATELVGRRAQGRIEEHLDEPDPRALVLAVIKELLPLDAERRAEMEVNVALIAEAPGDERVKEVLDVAHATVRDACRHMVAHLHRAGLAAPDLDVEEATTLLHGLVDGLAIHMLVNPDPAFERQALRMIETTIDGL; this is encoded by the coding sequence ATGCCCAAACTCATTGATCACGACCGGCGCAGGGAGGAGATCGCAGAGGCGACCTGGCGGGTGATCCATGCCCAGGGCATCAGCGGGGTTTCCATCCGCACCGTCGCGGCGGAGGCCGGGATCTCCACCGGCTCGCTCAGGCATGTCTTCCCCAGCAAGGCCGATCTGCTCGTGCATGCAACGGAGCTGGTGGGGCGGCGCGCCCAGGGGCGGATCGAGGAGCATCTGGACGAACCGGATCCTCGTGCGCTCGTCCTCGCCGTCATCAAGGAGCTTCTGCCCCTCGATGCCGAACGGCGGGCCGAGATGGAGGTCAACGTCGCGCTCATAGCCGAGGCCCCCGGTGACGAGCGCGTCAAGGAGGTCCTGGATGTGGCCCATGCAACGGTCCGGGACGCTTGCCGTCACATGGTCGCCCACCTTCACCGGGCCGGGCTCGCCGCGCCGGACCTCGACGTCGAAGAGGCAACAACACTCCTGCACGGGCTGGTGGACGGGCTCGCCATCCACATGCTCGTCAACCCGGATCCCGCCTTCGAGCGACAGGCCCTCCGCATGATCGAAACCACCATCGACGGGCTGTGA
- a CDS encoding aldo/keto reductase, whose amino-acid sequence MGLSQGYGPTDDSESLSALHAAIDSGITMLDTAMSYGQGHNEKLVGKAVSTTTVARDDLCIATKFGIVRREDGVQLDAHPSRIASYCEASLRRLGTDVIDLYYLHRVDPRVAIEESVAAMAELVTQGKVRYLGVSEVTPDELRRAHAIHPIAAVQMEWSLMWREPEASIVPTARELGVGLVPYSPLGRGLLGGWLDAATVADSPFRANDPRFNGEHLAANLKQVEALTRLARSWGMTTAQVALAWLLSQGDDVVPIPGTRRPDRVKENAAIMHSRLTVESLRALVAAVPDNTWEGDRASFAVPVTTRPSQRHS is encoded by the coding sequence ATGGGTCTTTCTCAGGGGTACGGCCCTACTGATGACAGCGAGTCCTTGAGCGCTCTCCATGCTGCCATCGACTCCGGTATCACGATGCTCGACACGGCCATGAGCTACGGGCAGGGCCACAATGAAAAACTTGTTGGTAAAGCTGTGTCCACCACCACGGTGGCGCGCGACGATCTCTGCATCGCAACGAAATTTGGCATCGTCAGGCGTGAAGATGGAGTTCAACTGGACGCTCATCCCAGTCGCATCGCTTCCTACTGCGAGGCATCCTTGCGCCGCTTGGGAACAGACGTCATCGATCTGTACTACCTGCATCGTGTGGACCCACGAGTGGCGATCGAAGAGTCCGTCGCAGCGATGGCTGAACTGGTTACCCAGGGAAAAGTTCGTTATCTGGGAGTTTCGGAGGTCACGCCTGATGAGCTGAGACGCGCTCATGCCATTCATCCCATTGCGGCGGTACAGATGGAGTGGTCGCTCATGTGGCGTGAACCGGAGGCCAGCATCGTGCCCACAGCCCGAGAGCTTGGAGTTGGGCTCGTGCCATACAGCCCTCTGGGTCGTGGACTACTGGGTGGTTGGCTTGATGCCGCTACCGTCGCCGACAGTCCTTTTCGAGCGAACGACCCCAGATTTAATGGTGAGCATCTCGCTGCAAACCTGAAACAGGTCGAAGCTCTGACTCGGCTTGCAAGGTCCTGGGGCATGACGACGGCTCAGGTTGCCCTTGCGTGGTTGTTGTCGCAGGGCGATGACGTCGTCCCCATCCCAGGAACGCGGAGGCCAGATCGCGTGAAGGAGAACGCAGCAATCATGCACTCCCGGCTCACTGTGGAGAGCCTCAGAGCGTTGGTTGCTGCTGTTCCTGACAACACATGGGAAGGAGACCGCGCCTCCTTCGCCGTTCCTGTCACAACTCGACCATCCCAGCGCCACAGCTGA
- a CDS encoding type II toxin-antitoxin system prevent-host-death family antitoxin: MSISASEARRTLFPLIEQVNDDRTAVEIVSRKGNAVLVSADEYAAWQETAYLFRSPANARRLLDAYERAREGRTEEHDLIRGN, translated from the coding sequence GTGTCCATCAGCGCCAGCGAGGCCCGCAGGACGTTGTTCCCGCTCATCGAGCAGGTCAACGACGATCGCACTGCCGTCGAGATCGTTTCCCGCAAGGGGAACGCCGTTCTCGTGTCCGCCGATGAATACGCTGCGTGGCAGGAGACGGCCTACCTGTTCCGTTCCCCCGCCAATGCCCGCAGGCTGCTTGACGCCTACGAGAGGGCTCGGGAGGGGCGGACCGAGGAACACGATCTCATTCGGGGGAACTGA
- a CDS encoding PIN domain-containing protein, with protein MLVSCDLVETELRRIAVREGIDQGVVTWILDGVELAALDRAVYRGSGLLPMPYLRTLDVLHLEAAMRLDVTAVLTYDHRLGEAARAVGLQVIAPGTAHT; from the coding sequence GTGCTGGTTTCCTGTGATCTGGTCGAAACCGAGCTGCGTCGCATCGCTGTCAGGGAGGGGATCGATCAGGGCGTCGTGACTTGGATTCTCGACGGGGTTGAGTTGGCCGCTCTTGACCGGGCGGTTTACCGCGGCTCAGGTCTGTTGCCCATGCCATACCTGCGGACTCTCGATGTGTTGCATCTCGAAGCAGCGATGCGACTCGATGTCACCGCGGTTCTCACCTACGACCACAGGCTCGGCGAGGCGGCCCGGGCCGTGGGGCTTCAGGTGATCGCACCCGGAACAGCGCATACGTGA
- a CDS encoding Txe/YoeB family addiction module toxin, with amino-acid sequence MRLAWDPSAWEDYTYWQTPDRRILKRINTLIDACLRDPFGGIGKPEQLRYGATGAWSRRITEEHRLVYLVDGDDLVILQARYHY; translated from the coding sequence GTGCGCCTGGCGTGGGATCCCTCGGCCTGGGAGGATTACACGTACTGGCAGACCCCGGATCGCCGGATTCTCAAGCGGATCAACACTCTCATCGACGCCTGTCTCCGCGACCCCTTCGGCGGGATCGGGAAACCAGAACAACTCAGGTATGGGGCAACCGGGGCGTGGTCGCGGCGCATCACAGAGGAGCATCGGCTCGTGTATCTCGTCGACGGAGACGACCTGGTGATCCTTCAGGCTCGCTACCACTACTGA
- a CDS encoding MFS transporter, with product MSSPDTPAPSRERQTLNGAILASGVDQAIQFVLPLFAGAILGLPPWQTGLLVAANALATFVVRPFAGVVVDRMDRGVIAGAGAGVFAAGCGLYALATGLPLALIAAIVTGVAEALLWVAIRAIVGERLPEDSGVFAKLVAAEETGGWVIMVPAIFLLSAAGYQWMFAGVAACCLAAALELVSLPRRDAPDDALAGTELSGMSLRGLGARLRPMLAVVVATMTAETTISLLLILHLQRGFHLGAVQVAYVFLPGAVAMSLLPPHLHRLVVRFGRRRILMLGSAASALFAVVLAFAPNPPWIAALWALSAVTWSCVIPVEQSVIAEAAGSTYLGRGLGLYEAACLAGATIGSLAAGFLYESGSWLLACATCAVIIASGAVLIPAAVKRLGVTDHPAPPGDDLSDPTPLTRR from the coding sequence ATGTCTTCTCCCGACACCCCAGCACCGTCGCGGGAACGCCAGACGCTGAACGGCGCGATACTCGCCAGCGGCGTGGATCAAGCCATCCAGTTCGTTCTTCCCCTATTCGCCGGCGCGATACTTGGCCTGCCCCCGTGGCAGACCGGATTGCTGGTCGCAGCGAACGCGCTGGCGACGTTCGTGGTTCGCCCGTTCGCCGGTGTGGTCGTGGACCGCATGGATCGAGGCGTCATCGCCGGCGCAGGTGCGGGGGTGTTCGCGGCCGGGTGCGGACTCTACGCCTTGGCAACGGGCCTGCCGCTGGCGCTGATCGCCGCGATCGTGACCGGCGTGGCCGAGGCCCTCCTGTGGGTGGCGATCCGGGCGATCGTCGGCGAGCGCCTGCCCGAGGACTCGGGCGTGTTCGCGAAGCTGGTGGCCGCAGAAGAAACCGGGGGCTGGGTGATCATGGTGCCCGCGATCTTTCTGCTGTCCGCTGCCGGATACCAATGGATGTTCGCCGGCGTCGCCGCGTGCTGCCTCGCAGCCGCCCTGGAGCTTGTCAGCCTGCCACGGCGCGACGCACCAGACGACGCGCTCGCCGGCACGGAGTTGTCGGGCATGTCACTTCGGGGGCTCGGCGCCAGGCTGCGACCGATGCTCGCGGTCGTGGTGGCCACGATGACCGCGGAGACGACGATCAGTCTGCTGCTGATCCTGCACCTGCAGCGCGGATTCCATCTCGGGGCGGTGCAGGTCGCCTACGTGTTTCTGCCCGGAGCCGTCGCGATGAGCCTCCTCCCGCCCCATCTGCACCGCCTGGTCGTGCGATTCGGTCGCCGCAGGATACTGATGCTCGGTTCCGCGGCGAGCGCACTGTTCGCCGTCGTCCTTGCCTTTGCACCGAATCCGCCGTGGATCGCAGCGCTCTGGGCGCTCTCCGCAGTCACGTGGTCCTGCGTGATTCCGGTGGAACAGTCCGTGATCGCCGAGGCAGCGGGCAGCACGTATCTCGGTCGCGGGTTGGGCCTCTACGAGGCGGCGTGTCTTGCCGGGGCAACCATTGGTTCCCTCGCCGCCGGCTTCCTCTACGAATCGGGAAGCTGGCTACTGGCCTGCGCTACGTGTGCGGTGATCATCGCTTCCGGCGCTGTCTTGATCCCAGCCGCAGTGAAACGCCTCGGCGTCACCGACCACCCCGCGCCACCAGGCGATGACCTTTCCGATCCGACGCCGCTCACGAGGCGTTGA